The segment CGGAACGCGCCCATCTCCTGGGCGCGGACCACCCCGAGACGCTCGCCAGCCGCCACGAGGTCGCCTTCACCCTGAGCCGCACCGGCCGCGCCGCCGACGCCCTGCGCGAGTACCGGCACGTCGCCGCGGCCCGGACCCGGGTGCTCGGGGCCGACCACGCCGACACCCTCGCCACCCGCCAGGAGATGGCGTACGTGCTCGGCCGGCTCGGCCGCCACTTCGACGCCCACCAGGAGTACCTCTCGGTCCTCGCCGCCCGGGTGCGCACGGCCGGCCCCGACCATCCCGACACCCTGCGCTGCCGTCACAACCTCGCCTTCAACCTGAGCAGGCTCGGACGGCTGGAGGAGTCCCACCGGATGGCGAGCGAGGTGGCCCTCGCGCGGGCCCGCGTCCTCGGGCCCACGCATCCGGACACGCTGGTCACCCGGTACGAAGTCGCGTACGCCCTGGGGCAGCTGGGCCGCTGGCCCGAGGCCCTCCAGACCTACCGCGAGGTCGCGGCGGCCCGTGCGCGGGCCCTCGGCCCCGACCACCCCGACACGCTCGCCGCCCGCTACGAGACCGGCATCAGCCTGGGCCGCCTCGGTCGCAGCGCGGAAGCGCTGGATCTCTACCGGGACCTCGTGGCCGACCGGACCCGCATCGACGGCCCGACGCACCCCGAGACCCTGCGGGCCCGTCACGGACTGTGCGTCAACCTCGGGCGGCTGGGCCGTTGGGAGGAGGCCCTCGCCGAGTCCAGGGACGTGTGCGCGATCCGCGAGCGCGTCCTGGGCGCCGACCACCTCGACACGCTCGTCAGCCGCCGTGAGGTCGCCGTGGGCCTGGGCTGGCTGGGCCGCTGGGGCGATGCCCTGACCGAGTACCGGAAGGTGTCGACGGCCCGCGAACAGGTGCTGGGCGCCGACCACCCTGACACCCTCACCGGCCGCGACGACGAGGCGCACTGCCTGGAACAGCTCGGCCGGGGACCGGAGGCGGCCGAGCTGTACCGCAGGGTGGCGGTGCTGCGCCGGCAGCGGGCGGCCGGGGGAGCCTAGGGGGTGTCCGGCACATGCCCGCGGCGCCGCGCGAGCCGGGCGGACGCGACCACCTCTGGCCGACCTTGATCGGCACGTGTTACGAAGAACCATGCCTGCACACGAGGGACACCAGGGAAACCAGGGACGCGAGCAGCATCCGGGGCGCCGCGCGTACGACGTCGTGATCGTCGGCGGCGGACACAACGGTCTGGTCGCCGCCGCCTACCTGGCCCGGGCCGGCCGGTCCGTGCTGGTCCTGGAACGGCTCGACCACACCGGGGGCGCCGCCGTCTCCACCCGCCCCTTCGCCGGGGTGGACGCCCGGCTCTCACGCTACTCGTACCTGGTCAGCCTGCTGCCGGGGAAGATCCTGCGGGACCTGGGGCTGGACTTCCGCCTCCAGGGCCGCACCATCTCCTCGTACACCCCCGTCGAGCGGGGCGGGCGGCCCACCGGGCTGCTGGTGGGCGGCGGCGAGGAACGTACCCGTGCCGCGTTCGCCCGGCTGACCGGCGGCGACGGCGAGTACGCCGCCTGGGAGCGGTTCTACGGCATGACCGCTCATGTCGCCCGACGGGTCTTCCCCACCCTCACCGAGCCGCTGCCCACCCGCGACGAACTGCGCCGCCGCGTGGACGACGAGGAGGCCTGGCGGACCCTGTTCGAGGAGCCCGTCGGCGTCGCCGTCGAGGAGCGCTTCTCGGACGACCTGGTGCGGGGCGTGGTCCTGACCGACGCGCTCATCGGCACCTTCGCCGACGCCCACGACCCGTCCCTGAAGCAGAACCGCTGCTTCCTCTACCACGTGATCGGCGGCGGCACCGGTGCCTGGGACGTCCCGGTCGGGGGCATGGGCGCCCTCACCGACGCCCTGGCCGCCGCCGCCCGGGACGCGGGCGCCGTCCTCGCCACCGGGCACGAGGCGGTCCGCGTCGACACGGACGGCCGTACGGCCGAGGTCACCTACCGCACGGCGGACGGGGAAGGCGTCGTCGACGCCCGGCACGTGCTGGTCAACGCCTCCCCGCAGACGCTCGCCGCCCTCACCGGGGACGAGCCGCCCGCCCCCGCCGAGGGCGCCCAGCTCAAGGTGAACATGCTGCTCACCCGCCTGCCGAGGCTGCGGGACAGCTCCGTCGACCCGCGGGAGGCGTTCGCCGGGACCTTCCACATCGCCGAGGGCTACGAGCAGCTCGCCGCCGCCCACGCCCAGGCGGCCGCCGGGGAGCTGCCGGCCGCCCCGCCCTCCGAGATCTACTGCCACTCCCTGACCGACCCGAGCATCCTCGGGCCCGACCTCGTGGCGCGCGGCTACCAGACGCTGACGCTCTTCGGCCTGCACACGCCCGCCCGTCTCTTCGAACGGGACAACGACGCCGTGCGCGAGGAACTCCTGCGCACGACCCTCGCCCAGCTCGAGGCCCATCTCGCCGAACCGCTGGCCGACTGCCTGGCCACCGACGCCGACGGCCGTCCCTGCATCGAGGCGAGGACCCCGCTGGACCTGGAACGGGACCTCGGGCTGCCCGGCGGCAACATCTTCCACCGCGACCTGTCCTGGCCGTACGCCGGGGAGGACACCGGCCGCTGGGGCGTCGAGACCCGGCATGCCAACGTGCTGCTGTGCGGGGCGGGCGCGGTACGCGGGGGAGGGGTGAGCGGGGTACCCGGCCACAACGCGGCGATGGCCGTCCTGGA is part of the Streptomyces asoensis genome and harbors:
- a CDS encoding phytoene desaturase family protein, with the translated sequence MPAHEGHQGNQGREQHPGRRAYDVVIVGGGHNGLVAAAYLARAGRSVLVLERLDHTGGAAVSTRPFAGVDARLSRYSYLVSLLPGKILRDLGLDFRLQGRTISSYTPVERGGRPTGLLVGGGEERTRAAFARLTGGDGEYAAWERFYGMTAHVARRVFPTLTEPLPTRDELRRRVDDEEAWRTLFEEPVGVAVEERFSDDLVRGVVLTDALIGTFADAHDPSLKQNRCFLYHVIGGGTGAWDVPVGGMGALTDALAAAARDAGAVLATGHEAVRVDTDGRTAEVTYRTADGEGVVDARHVLVNASPQTLAALTGDEPPAPAEGAQLKVNMLLTRLPRLRDSSVDPREAFAGTFHIAEGYEQLAAAHAQAAAGELPAAPPSEIYCHSLTDPSILGPDLVARGYQTLTLFGLHTPARLFERDNDAVREELLRTTLAQLEAHLAEPLADCLATDADGRPCIEARTPLDLERDLGLPGGNIFHRDLSWPYAGEDTGRWGVETRHANVLLCGAGAVRGGGVSGVPGHNAAMAVLETPAGNGI